Proteins encoded together in one Hylaeus volcanicus isolate JK05 chromosome 3, UHH_iyHylVolc1.0_haploid, whole genome shotgun sequence window:
- the LOC128874226 gene encoding protein sarah yields the protein MEEKHGSSVLEDEELEESENIIINEVDGLPNVHPNYQQLELEFDVGKGHSDTNARSIEDLVHDEDLPTSVIVTNVDPRVFKSDELKHEIEDLFKQFGEDATFQYFRSFRRMRVNYSSPNAAANARVQLHQAHFGETDINCYFAQPVTPIDMEDQHLQPPALTKQFLISPPASPPIGWEPREEGEPLVNHDLLAAIANLSAGGSHELHPGGSGQPGIVVHVCETANPVKNAPRIQHTRCPEHS from the exons ATGGAGGAGAAGCATGGTTCAAGTGTATTGGAAGACGAAGAACTAGAAGaatctgaaaatataataataaatgaagtgGATGGATTACCAAATGTGCATCCTAATTACCAGCAGCtagaattagaatttgatGTAGGAAAAGGTCATAGCGATACAAATGCAAGATCTATAGAAGACTTAGTACACGATGAAGATTTACCAACATCTGTTATTGTAACCAATGTAGATCCTCGGGTTTTTAAAAGTGATGAATTGAAG CATGAAATAGAAGATCTTTTTAAGCAGTTTGGGGAAGATGCAACATTTCAGTATTTTAGATCATTTAGAAGAATGAGAGTAAACTATAGTTCTCCAAATGCAGCTGCAAATGCAAGGGTACAACTACACCAAGCTCACTTTGGAGAGACCGATATCAATTGTTATTTTGCACAACCTGTTACGCCAATAg ACATGGAAGACCAACACCTCCAGCCACCAGCACTTACTAAACAGTTCCTAATTTCACCACCTGCTTCACCACCTATTGGTTGGGAACCCAGAGAGGAAGGCGAACCTTTAGTTAATCATGATTTATTAGCAGCTATAGCAAACTTATCTGCAG GAGGTAGTCACGAGTTGCATCCTGGAGGTTCTGGACAACCAGGCATTGTTGTTCACGTTTGTGAGACGGCAAATCCTGTGAAAAATGCTCCACGTATACAACATACACGTTGCCCAGAACATTCGTAA
- the LOC128873374 gene encoding programmed cell death protein 6 isoform X2, which produces MSFTSPMPSREFLWDVFQRVDKDRSGAITADELQQALSNGTWTPFNPETVRLMIGMFDKNQKGTVSFEEFGALWKYVTDWQNCFRSFDRDNSGNIDRNELKTALINFGYRLSDQIIDTLIRKYDRAGRGTIYFDDFIQCCIVLYTLTAAFRQLDTDLDGVITIHYEQFLGMVFNLKI; this is translated from the exons atgtcttttacaTCGCCCATGCCTAGTCGTGAGTTTCTCTGGGATGTTTTTCAaag AGTGGACAAAGACAGATCTGGCGCAATTACTGCGGATGAATTACAACAGGCTCTTTCAAATGGAACCTGGACACCTTTTAATCCAGAAACTGTTCGTTTGATGattg GtatgtttgataaaaatcaaaaaggAACTGTCAGTTTTGAGGAGTTTGGGGCTCTGTGGAAATATGTAACCGATTGGCAAAATTGCTTCCGGTCGTTTGATCGGGATAACAGTGGAAATATAGATCGGAATGAATTGAAAACAGCACTTATCAATTTTGGATATCGACTATCAGACCAAATTATAGATACACTGATACGTAAATATGATCGTGCTGGCCGTGGAACTatatactttgatgatttcaTACAATGTTGCATAGTTTTATAt aCACTAACTGCTGCTTTTAGACAATTAGACACAGACCTGGATGGTGTCATTACAATTCACTATGAACAGTTCCTGGGAATGGTATTtaatcttaaaatataa
- the LOC128873375 gene encoding carboxypeptidase N catalytic chain-like, with the protein MLALIKFLAEAHRGVRGFVVDENGNPIERASIKVKSRDVSFLTTKYGEFWRILLPGVYKLEVYANGYLPREVEFRVVEQHPTSFNVTLHRTSRHQTEDDNGSSFYNGNRDQGHRDHVIHFRPHPGTNTAPDANSGIFSSLSNGFNSFVNNWFG; encoded by the exons ATGCTG gCTCTTATCAAGTTCTTAGCGGAAGCCCACAGAGGAGTACGTGGATTCGTGGTCGATGAAAACGGAAATCCTATCGAGAGAGCGTCCATCAAAGTGAAATCAAGAGATGTCAGTTTCCTCACAACGAAATATGGCGAATTTTGGAGAATTTTATTACCGGGAGTGTACAAACTCGAG gtATACGCAAATGGATACCTTCCTCGAGAGGTAGAATTTAGAGTGGTCGAGCAACATCCAACCTCTTTCAACGTAACATTGCATAGGACGAGT AGACATCAAACCGAGGATGACAATGGCTCAAGTTTCTACAATGGAAACAGAGACCAGGGTCACCGAGATCACGTGATACATTTTCGGCCACACCCTGGTACCAACACAGCTCCCGACGCAAACAGTGGAATTTTTTCATCCCTAAGCAATGGATTTAACTCCTTCGTTAATAATTGGTTTGGATGA
- the LOC128874214 gene encoding cullin-5 isoform X1, which yields MATMLKDKSQFTFEDKWPCMRPIILKLLKQETVTQAEWQDLFYSVHLVCVWDEKGPPKLRDALKEDIMDFIKQAQQRVLAHQEEQALLKAYITEWRKFFTQCIYLPTPFRQLETYLAGKTTSSVQKRNQPDDIVRKLMLDSWNQSIFGEIKQKLQDSAMRLIRAERNGEAFDSQLVIGVRESYVNLCSNTTDQLQIYRENFEAAYIEATEAFYWVKAPDQLSLHGVENYMRYAEAKLREEELRAQKYLEPNSASVQLLTDCCVRVLVATFKPAILAECPRMIQHHQTDQLRLMLKLMDRVPEGVGPMLRNLEEHIASAGLADMMAAVDVITQDSEKYVERLLDLFRRFSTLVKEAFDDDPRFLTARDKAYKLVVNDATVFRLELPARQSSGIGTTILNNKPNNNNNGQPESKCPELLANYCDMLLRKTPLSKKLTSDEIESKLRDVLLVLKYVQNKDVFMRYHKAHLTRRLILDTSADSEKEENMVEWLREVGMPADYVNKLARMFQDIKVSQDLNQQFKEQCRAAIADSINIKILNAGAWARGSERVTVSLPLQLEDYIPEVEEFYKKKHSGRKLQWYHHMSNGTITFSNQVGRFDVDVTTFQMAVLFAWNQRPFERISYENLRLATELPDPELRRTLWSLCAFPKLKRQLLLVEPHAHSPKDFANDTRFWVNQEFAIVKNGKLQKRGKINLIGRLQLSTERSKEEDNQSIVQLRILRVQEAIIKILKMRKKISNAQLQTELVDILKNMFLPSKKMIKEQIEWLIEHKYIRRHDDDINTFVYMS from the exons ATGGCGACGATGTTAAAG GATAAGAGTCAATTCACGTTTGAAGATAAGTGGCCATGTATGCGTCCaatcattttgaaattattgaagCAAGAAACTGTAACTCAAGCGGAATGGcaagatttattttactctgttcATTTGGTATGTGTGTGGGATGAAAAAGGTCCTCCCAAGTTACGAGATGCACTTAAAGAAGATATAATGGATTTCATAAAACAAGCTCAGCag agGGTATTAGCACATCAAGAAGAACAAGCTTTATTAAAAGCATATATAACAGAATGGAGGAAATTTTTTACTCagtgtatttatttaccaaCACCTTTTAGACAATTAGAAACATATCTTGCTGGGAAAACAACTTCCAGTGTTCAGAAAAGAAATCAGCCGGATGATATAGTCAGAAAG TTGATGTTGGATAGTTGGAACCAAAGTATATTtggagaaataaaacaaaaactacaGGACTCAGCTATGCGACTTATTCGTGCTGAAAGGAATGGTGAAGCATTTGATTCACAACTTGTTATTGGTGTTAGAGAATCTTATG TAAATTTATGTTCAAATACAACGGATCAGCTACAAATCTACAGAGAAAACTTTGAAGCAGCATATATAGAAGCAACAGAAGCTTTCTACTGGGTGAAAGCACCAGATCAATTGTCGTTACACGGTGTAGAGAATTACATGCGGTATGCAGAAGCAAAATTGAGAGAAGAAGAACTTCGTgctcaaaaatatttagaaccAAACAGTGCAAGTGTACAGCTTTTAACTGATTGTTGTGTACGTGTGTTAGTAGCAACTTTTAAGCCAGCTATATTAGCGGAATGCCCAAGAATGATTCAACATCACCAAACGGATC aaCTTAGGCTAATGTTAAAGCTAATGGACAGAGTACCCGAAGGTGTTGGTCCAATGTTAAGAAATTTAGAAGAACATATAGCAAGCGCAGGTTTGGCTGATATGATGGCAGCCGTCGATGTCATCACGCAAGATTCtgaaaaatatgttgaaaGACTATTAGACCTTTTTCGTCGATTCTCAACCCTCGTAAAGGAAGCATTCGACGATGACCCTCGTTTCCTAACTGCTCGAGATAAAGCTTATAAACTTGTTGTAAACGATGCAACAGTATTCAGACTAGAATTACCAGCTCGCCAAAGCTCTGGTATCGGTACAacgattttaaataacaaacctaacaacaataacaatgGGCAGCCAGAATCAAAATGTCCAGAACTTCTCGCTAACTACTGTGATATGTTACTTAGAAAAACTCCGTTAAGTAAAAAGTTAACTTCTGATGAAATTGAGAGCAAGTTGAGAGATGTC TTATTAGTGTTAAAATATGTTCAAAATAAAGATGTCTTTATGCGCTATCATAAAGCTCATTTAACGCGCCGCTTAATATTAGATACATCCGCGGACTCTGAGAAAGAGGAGAATATGGTTGAATGGCTTCGTGAAGTTGGAATGCCTGCTgattatgttaataaattggCCCGAATGTTTCAAGACATTAAAGTATCTCAAGATCTTAATCAACAATTCAAAGAACAGTGTAGGGCTGCTATTGCGGACAGTATAAATATTAAG ATATTAAATGCAGGTGCATGGGCTAGAGGCAGTGAACGCGTCACTGTAAGTTTACCGTTACAATTAGAAGATTATATTCCCGAAGTAGaggaattttataagaaaaaacatAGCGGTCGCAAATTACAGTGGTATCATCACATGTCCAATGGCacg ATTACATTTTCCAACCAAGTGGGACGCTTCGATGTGGACGTAACGACTTTTCAAATGGCTGTTTTATTCgcttggaatcagcgaccattcgaaagaatatcttatgaaaatttacgatTGGCTACAGAACTGCCTGATCCCGAACTGAGACGAACTTTATGGTCCCTATGCGCTTTCCCGAAACTCAAACGTCAACTTCTCTTAGTAGAACCACACGCGCACAGTCCCAAAGACTTTGCGAATGACACGAGGTTCTGGGTGAACCAAGAATTTGCCATTGT aaaaaatggaaaattacaaaaacgaggtaaaattaatttgataggAAGACTTCAATTGTCAACTGAACGAAGTAAAGAAGAAGACAACCAATCCATTGTACAACTTAGAATATTAAGGGTTCAG GAAGCAATCATCAAGATTCTAAAGATGCGTAAGAAGATTAGTAACGCTCAGTTGCAAACTGAATTAGTTGATATATTGAAGAACATGTTTTTGCCaagtaaaaaaatgataaaagaacaaattgaATGGCTCATAgaacataaatatattcgcAGACACGACGACGACATAAACACTTTTGTATACATGTCATAA
- the LOC128873374 gene encoding programmed cell death protein 6 isoform X1: MSFTSPMPSREFLWDVFQRVDKDRSGAITADELQQALSNGTWTPFNPETVRLMIGMFDIDKNDPASPGMFDKNQKGTVSFEEFGALWKYVTDWQNCFRSFDRDNSGNIDRNELKTALINFGYRLSDQIIDTLIRKYDRAGRGTIYFDDFIQCCIVLYTLTAAFRQLDTDLDGVITIHYEQFLGMVFNLKI, translated from the exons atgtcttttacaTCGCCCATGCCTAGTCGTGAGTTTCTCTGGGATGTTTTTCAaag AGTGGACAAAGACAGATCTGGCGCAATTACTGCGGATGAATTACAACAGGCTCTTTCAAATGGAACCTGGACACCTTTTAATCCAGAAACTGTTCGTTTGATGattg GTATGTTTGACATTGACAAAAATGATCCTGCTTCCCCAGGtatgtttgataaaaatcaaaaaggAACTGTCAGTTTTGAGGAGTTTGGGGCTCTGTGGAAATATGTAACCGATTGGCAAAATTGCTTCCGGTCGTTTGATCGGGATAACAGTGGAAATATAGATCGGAATGAATTGAAAACAGCACTTATCAATTTTGGATATCGACTATCAGACCAAATTATAGATACACTGATACGTAAATATGATCGTGCTGGCCGTGGAACTatatactttgatgatttcaTACAATGTTGCATAGTTTTATAt aCACTAACTGCTGCTTTTAGACAATTAGACACAGACCTGGATGGTGTCATTACAATTCACTATGAACAGTTCCTGGGAATGGTATTtaatcttaaaatataa
- the LOC128874214 gene encoding cullin-5 isoform X2 produces MATMLKDKSQFTFEDKWPCMRPIILKLLKQETVTQAEWQDLFYSVHLVCVWDEKGPPKLRDALKEDIMDFIKQAQQRVLAHQEEQALLKAYITEWRKFFTQCIYLPTPFRQLETYLAGKTTSSVQKRNQPDDIVRKLMLDSWNQSIFGEIKQKLQDSAMRLIRAERNGEAFDSQLVIGVRESYVNLCSNTTDQLQIYRENFEAAYIEATEAFYWVKAPDQLSLHGVENYMRYAEAKLREEELRAQKYLEPNSASVQLLTDCCVRVLVATFKPAILAECPRMIQHHQTDQLRLMLKLMDRVPEGVGPMLRNLEEHIASAGLADMMAAVDVITQDSEKYVERLLDLFRRFSTLVKEAFDDDPRFLTARDKAYKLVVNDATVFRLELPARQSSGIGTTILNNKPNNNNNGQPESKCPELLANYCDMLLRKTPLSKKLTSDEIESKLRDVLLVLKYVQNKDVFMRYHKAHLTRRLILDTSADSEKEENMVEWLREVGMPADYVNKLARMFQDIKVSQDLNQQFKEQCRAAIADSINIKILNAGAWARGSERVTVSLPLQLEDYIPEVEEFYKKKHSGRKLQWYHHMSNGTLHLATNLDGVPDYIFQPSGTLRCGRNDFSNGCFIRLESATIRKNIL; encoded by the exons ATGGCGACGATGTTAAAG GATAAGAGTCAATTCACGTTTGAAGATAAGTGGCCATGTATGCGTCCaatcattttgaaattattgaagCAAGAAACTGTAACTCAAGCGGAATGGcaagatttattttactctgttcATTTGGTATGTGTGTGGGATGAAAAAGGTCCTCCCAAGTTACGAGATGCACTTAAAGAAGATATAATGGATTTCATAAAACAAGCTCAGCag agGGTATTAGCACATCAAGAAGAACAAGCTTTATTAAAAGCATATATAACAGAATGGAGGAAATTTTTTACTCagtgtatttatttaccaaCACCTTTTAGACAATTAGAAACATATCTTGCTGGGAAAACAACTTCCAGTGTTCAGAAAAGAAATCAGCCGGATGATATAGTCAGAAAG TTGATGTTGGATAGTTGGAACCAAAGTATATTtggagaaataaaacaaaaactacaGGACTCAGCTATGCGACTTATTCGTGCTGAAAGGAATGGTGAAGCATTTGATTCACAACTTGTTATTGGTGTTAGAGAATCTTATG TAAATTTATGTTCAAATACAACGGATCAGCTACAAATCTACAGAGAAAACTTTGAAGCAGCATATATAGAAGCAACAGAAGCTTTCTACTGGGTGAAAGCACCAGATCAATTGTCGTTACACGGTGTAGAGAATTACATGCGGTATGCAGAAGCAAAATTGAGAGAAGAAGAACTTCGTgctcaaaaatatttagaaccAAACAGTGCAAGTGTACAGCTTTTAACTGATTGTTGTGTACGTGTGTTAGTAGCAACTTTTAAGCCAGCTATATTAGCGGAATGCCCAAGAATGATTCAACATCACCAAACGGATC aaCTTAGGCTAATGTTAAAGCTAATGGACAGAGTACCCGAAGGTGTTGGTCCAATGTTAAGAAATTTAGAAGAACATATAGCAAGCGCAGGTTTGGCTGATATGATGGCAGCCGTCGATGTCATCACGCAAGATTCtgaaaaatatgttgaaaGACTATTAGACCTTTTTCGTCGATTCTCAACCCTCGTAAAGGAAGCATTCGACGATGACCCTCGTTTCCTAACTGCTCGAGATAAAGCTTATAAACTTGTTGTAAACGATGCAACAGTATTCAGACTAGAATTACCAGCTCGCCAAAGCTCTGGTATCGGTACAacgattttaaataacaaacctaacaacaataacaatgGGCAGCCAGAATCAAAATGTCCAGAACTTCTCGCTAACTACTGTGATATGTTACTTAGAAAAACTCCGTTAAGTAAAAAGTTAACTTCTGATGAAATTGAGAGCAAGTTGAGAGATGTC TTATTAGTGTTAAAATATGTTCAAAATAAAGATGTCTTTATGCGCTATCATAAAGCTCATTTAACGCGCCGCTTAATATTAGATACATCCGCGGACTCTGAGAAAGAGGAGAATATGGTTGAATGGCTTCGTGAAGTTGGAATGCCTGCTgattatgttaataaattggCCCGAATGTTTCAAGACATTAAAGTATCTCAAGATCTTAATCAACAATTCAAAGAACAGTGTAGGGCTGCTATTGCGGACAGTATAAATATTAAG ATATTAAATGCAGGTGCATGGGCTAGAGGCAGTGAACGCGTCACTGTAAGTTTACCGTTACAATTAGAAGATTATATTCCCGAAGTAGaggaattttataagaaaaaacatAGCGGTCGCAAATTACAGTGGTATCATCACATGTCCAATGGCacg CTTCACCTTGCAACCAATTTGGATGGTGTTCCAGATTACATTTTCCAACCAAGTGGGACGCTTCGATGTGGACGTAACGACTTTTCAAATGGCTGTTTTATTCgcttggaatcagcgaccattcgaaagaatatcttatga
- the LOC128873373 gene encoding CCR4-NOT transcription complex subunit 11, with amino-acid sequence MTLTPKGLTKLLDILEEDNLDTSLENLCNQLHQVFPKESRFKVGMTLVLLLQHIDLLPKNVQRIIAVALLFDLYRGEPLASTPFAPVFIQVLKSQDDTNNGVPKTNFSGHIPVLSQCEKNLLVNLLGYNQKDILKKTPRQIVDELYFVPVPPIDLSNLQVQLTERHSELPSIAKCGNPVILPDMDHSKVTEIDKNTTKTMTELLITNDRPLCSQSYRPEFLRLAPPLYRSVDELPWFNVTEPFQFTIEYDNNMCVSNCAGAEARRLMGKAFKSVLTLQQQQHLVNELDRDPKLVYHIGLTPGRLPDLVENNPLIAIEVLLKLMQSSQITEYFSVLVNMEMSLHSMEVVNRLTTTVDLPTEFVHLYISNCISTCETIKDRYMQNRLVRLVCVFLQSLIRNKIINVKELFIEVQAFCIEFSRIREAAALFRLLKQLESGDIGGLNAPPTNTKLDMC; translated from the coding sequence ATGACACTTACTCCCAAAGGGTTGACAAAATTACTGGATATCCTCGAAGAGGATAACCTTGATACGAGTTTGGAAAACCTGTGCAACCAATTACATCAAGTATTTCCAAAAGAAAGTCGGTTTAAAGTAGGAATGACATTAGTTCTACTTTTACAACACATAGACCTATTGCCGAAAAATGTTCAACGTATAATAGCAGTAGCGTTATTGTTCGATCTTTATAGAGGAGAACCATTGGCTTCTACGCCTTTTGCACCTGTTTTTATTCAGGTGTTAAAATCACAGGATGACACAAACAATGGTGTACCGAAAACAAACTTCTCTGGACACATACCAGTGTTGTCTCAATGTGAAAAAAACCTCTTAGTAAATTTATTGGGATATAATCAGAAggatattttaaagaaaactccAAGACAGATTGTGgatgaattatattttgtgCCTGTGCCACCAATTGATTTGAGTAACTTGCAAGTACAATTAACAGAAAGACATTCAGAACTACCTTCCATTGCAAAATGTGGAAATCCAGTGATATTACCTGACATGGATCACTCTAAAGTAACagagatcgataaaaatactaCAAAAACTATGACAGAACTCTTGATTACTAACGATCGTCCATTATGCAGTCAAAGCTATCGTCCTGAATTTCTAAGATTGGCACCTCCTCTTTATCGGTCTGTTGATGAACTACCATGGTTTAATGTCACAGAACCTTTTCAATTTACAATTGAATATGATAACAATATGTGTGTCTCAAATTGTGCTGGTGCAGAAGCTCGCAGGTTAATGGGTAAAGCATTTAAAAGTGTACTGACActgcaacaacagcaacatcTTGTCAACGAGTTGGATAGAGATCCAAAATTGGTGTATCACATTGGTCTTACTCCAGGAAGATTACCAGATTTGGTGGAAAATAATCCTTTGATTGCAATCGAGGTTTTGTTAAAGCTTATGCAATCGAGTCAAATAACAGAATATTTCAGTGTTTTGGTAAATATGGAGATGTCACTCCATTCTATGGAAGTTGTTAATAGATTAACCACTACTGTTGATTTACCAACAGAGtttgttcatttatatattagcAATTGTATTTCTACGTGTGAAACTATAAAAGATCGCTATATGCAGAATCGTTTAGTACGGTTGGTTTGTGTTTTTCTACAATCCTTGATAAGGAACAAGATTATAAATGTGAAGGAACTTTTTATTGAAGTGCAAGCATTTTGTATCGAATTTAGTCGCATCAGAGAAGCTGCAGCTCTTTTTCGTTTGTTAAAACAACTAGAATCTGGTGATATTGGTGGTCTTAATGCACCACCTACAAATACTAAATTGGATATGTGCTAA
- the LOC128873371 gene encoding ero1-like protein yields MRGHPSGIMFSGLIVLTLLLPSIVHSNYFATNNDKNDQCFCKLKGSVDDCSCNVDTVDYFNNMKIYPRLQSLLVKDYFRFYKVNLKQKCPFWTDDSKCAMRYCHVQPCQDEDIPDGLKGDNMLRNIHFNESPVDKYKARAQFDDCLRRAQDHNKELGYLNTTISTENYKDFELWKQYDDAQDNFCVKESSPGEYVDLLLNPERYTGYKGPSAHRIWHNIYMENCFRPENSPHNFIQSSKINGMCLEKRVFYRVISGLHASINIHLCSKYLLSSQDNLGILSATQWGPNLQEFQKRFSPDKTGGEGPNWLKNLYFTYLLELRALAKAAPYLEREEYYTGNKVQDTDTRLAINDILNVVKSFPEHFNESVMFTGGAEAQLLKEQFRQHFRNISRIMDCVGCDKCKLWGKLQIQGLGTALKILFSGKFDRWKPTLHNFSKKQFFLERSEIVALINAIGRLSESIFELDKFRQMMR; encoded by the exons ATGAGAGGACATCCCAGTGGAATCATGTTTAGCGGTCTAATAGTGCTTACGTTGCTTTTACCTTCTATTGTACATAGCAATTATTTCGCAACGAACAATGATAAAAACGACCAGTGTTTTTGTAAG ttGAAGGGTTCTGTCGATGACTGTAGCTGCAATGTGGATACAGTGgattactttaataatatgaaGATTTATCCAAGACTACAGAGTCTTTTAGTCAAagattattttcgtttttataaagtaaatttgaaacaGAAGTGTCCCTTTTGGACTGATGACAGCAAATGTGCTATGAGATATTGTCATGTACAGCCATGCCAAGAT GAAGACATTCCTGATGGTTTGAAAGGGGATAATatgctaagaaacattcacTTTAATGAGAGTCCTGTGGATAAATATAAAGCCAGAGCTCAGTTTGATGACTGCCTACGCAGAGCTCAAGATCATAATAAAGAACTTGGTTATTTGAATACAACAAttag tacagaaaattataaagacTTTGAATTGTGGAAACAATATGATGATGCTCAAGataacttttgtgtgaaagaATCTAGTCCTGGAGAATATGTGGACCTTTTGCTTAATCCTGAAAGATACACAGGTTACAAGGGACCTAGTGCACACAGAATATGgcacaatatttatatggaaaattgttttag ACCTGAAAATTCACctcataattttattcaatcctCAAAAATAAATG GAATGTGCTTAGAAAAAAGGGTTTTTTATCGCGTTATATCAGGCCTTCATGCTAGTATCAATATACATTTGTGTTCAAAGTATTTACTATCGTCGCAAGATAATTTAGGAATATTATCTGCTACCCAGTGGGGACCCAATTTACAAGAATTTCAGAAAAGATTTTCTCCAGATAAAACTGGGGGTGAAGGTCCAAAttggttaaaaaatttgtactttACTTATTTACTTGAATTAAGAGCTTTAGCTAAAGCAGCACCATATTTAGAAAGGGAAGAATATTATACTGGTAACAAGGTACAAGATACGGATACTCGTCTGgcgataaatgatattttaaatgtcGTCAA ATCATTTCCAGAACATTTCAACGAAAGTGTAATGTTTACTGGCGGAGCTGAGGCTCAGTTGTTAAAAGAACAATTCAGACagcattttagaaatatttctcgtaTTATGGATTGTGTAGGATGCGACAAATGCAAGCTATGGGGAAAACTCCAAATACAAGGCTTGGGTAcagcattaaaaattttattctcaggAAAGTTTGATAGATGGAAGCCAACATTACATAATTTTagtaagaaacaatttttcttggaaAGAAGCGAAATCGTTGCCCTTATAAACGCAATTGGGAG ATTATCAGAGAGTATCTTTGAGTTGGATAAATTTCGACAAATGATGAGATAA